A genome region from Arachis duranensis cultivar V14167 chromosome 6, aradu.V14167.gnm2.J7QH, whole genome shotgun sequence includes the following:
- the LOC107491645 gene encoding two-component response regulator 24 translates to MDSHKLTALVVDDDRMVRIIHGKMLNSVGVKNQVVQNGKEAINVHLSGQTFDLILMDLDMPIMNGIEAIKELRSMGICSTIAGVSARSMESHIQEFMEAGLDEYLEKPLNISKLTSFIHKFYVTN, encoded by the exons ATGGATTCTCATAAACTAACGGCGcttgttgttgatgatgataGGATGGTTCGAATTATCCATGGAAAGATGTTGAACAGTGTTGGGGTGAAAAATCAAGTTGTGCAAAATGGTAAAGAAGCCATTAATGTTCATCTCTCTGGTCAAACCTTTGACCTAATTCTAATGGACCTGGATATGCCTATCATGAATGGCATCgag GCAATAAAAGAACTTCGATCAATGGGAATTTGTAGCACCATTGCTGGTGTTTCAGCACGGTCAATGGAATCACATATTCAAGAATTTATGGAAGCAGGATTAGATGAATACTTAGAGAAGCCTCTTAATATTTCTAAGCTTACTTCATTCATTCACAAATTCTATGTTACAAATTAA
- the LOC107491646 gene encoding two-component response regulator 24-like has product MTSRNLSTQLRALVVDDNMINRKIHQKMLNGLGVECMGVANGKEAVDVHCYGQSFDLILMDKDMPIMNGIEATKKLRSVGICSMIVGVSSRSMEVEIREFMEAGLNDYHEKPLTTAKLASIIHHIINTKVFYSYNDHFIFGKFLNDPFI; this is encoded by the exons ATGACAAGTCGAAATTTATCGACCCAATTAAGAGCTCTTGTCGTAGATGACAACATGATCAACCGAAAGATTCATCAAAAGATGTTGAATGGTTTGGGAGTGGAATGCATGGGAGTAGCAAATGGAAAAGAAGCTGTAGATGTTCATTGTTATGGTCAAAGCTTTGACCTCATTCTTATGGACAAGGATATGCCCATCATGAATGGCATTGAG GCAACAAAAAAGCTTCGGTCAGTGGGCATTTGCAGCATGATTGTTGGTGTGTCATCACGTTCAATGGAAGTGGAAATAAGAGAATTTATGGAAGCTGGCTTAAATGATTACCATGAGAAACCATTGACAACTGCTAAGCTTGCTTCCATTATTCATCATATCATCAACACCAAGGTCTTCTATAGTTACAATgatcattttatttttggaaagttCTTAAATGATCCTTTTATTTGA